The Hippocampus zosterae strain Florida chromosome 11, ASM2543408v3, whole genome shotgun sequence genome includes the window GATGATCATTTTCAGCAGgggcgaggggaaaaaaaatatcatggcaaaaggtttctttaaaacaaaaggaaaaaaaaaaaggtatgatATTTTCGTCTgataacttttaaaaaaatggaatattcCAAAGTGGTGTTCTACGACCCAACGAATCTGAAGTGCTAAATTCTATTGAAGTCTCGGGGAAACGTCTGCCGTCTGGAGAAAGCACCCCGAGACAACGGGACGGGTTTGCTCATGAAGAGTGAGCCACAACACTCGTTGAGATGTGCACTGAAGTTACAAAAATCTTTTTGTTTGCAGTCACCGCTCCCAACAGGCTGGGCAACAAAACGTTAAGTTTGGGCACATTTTTGCCTTGGCTTGtttgatgagttttttttaaataattcagttgtGAAGGACAATTCAAAAGCAACATCTGACTTTGACTGGCTAaaattcatgacatttttatttcctcGTCACATTCAAGTTATTTGTGCCGTCCACTGTGGGCTTTCGTTCATTCGCGGAGGGGATAGCCAACAATCTGGTCCACCGCAGTATAACGTCTGCCGACATAGGCATCGGTATTTATGAAACGACTGGTTCGTACCTGCAACATACTGACAATCTCCACCTTGTTGAAGAAAATGAAGGAGTTGAGCGTGGAGAGGAAGTTCTCCTCGAAGACGGACGGCGTGGGCAGGATGATGTCCTGGATGTACTGCACGCGGTACGTCTGGTGGATCTTCTGCCTCAGCTCAGAGTCCGTGATGGGGATCACCTCCTTGAACTTGGCCGTCTTGGTCAAGAACTCGCGGTGTCGCTTGGGCTGGACCAGCGCCGGGTCGTACTCCAGGCAGCCCACCACGTCCATGATGCAGTCGTCGGAGAACATCACCTCGAAGAGGGCGGCCTTGTTGAGGAAGAGGACGCCGCGGACGATCTCGTACAGGTGGTGCAGGCCCTCCCGGTTGTCCAGGTCCTCGCACACTCGGAACAGGCCCAGCAGTTTCTTGAGGTAGTCCTCGCCCATGAGGGCCAAGGCCAGTTTTTCCCGCCGAATGGGCGACGACAGCACTGACGTCACCAGGTCGGCGATCTCCTCCAGGTGGCTGAGCTCGCAAGGCGGCAGTTCCACCAGGTGGCTCGTCTCGGGGATCTCCTCAAAGCGCTCCTCCTCTGACTCGTCGATGGGGTCTTGGGTGATGTCCAGGGCAGGGTCTTTCCCTTGCACCTACatgaggatggatggattttgaaacaaatacaaGGAATAAATTAATCTGCGTGTTGGTAAACGACCGGGTATGTGACGCGTGCACGTTTTGGTCAAATAGTTTATGCTCATGCCAGAATAAAGGCAAACGTACCAGTATGAATGACTGGTTCTTTTGTCTATTTCAATTAGAGAACactaaacactttttttatgcATTCGTGACCacaacttcacaaaattctACCAGGCAAGTGTGATGTAAACATAAATCCGATtccaacaaaaatgcaaaacaatttgTGGCTTGATCACGTCAACTTTTCATGGTTCATGAAACACGTCGACCTTAAGCGCTCAAGTTACCAAGACACCATAGAAATTACATTTCTATATGCGTAAAGGATTAAAGCCTCCTGACCAACAAAGTGAAACGACGCAGCAAAAACAGCTGCGTTTGCGTTCTACTAAGTTGCAATGTCGATTTCAATTGGACTATTTGTTACATCCCTACTGCGGAGCAAAACAAGTGCCGCATTCAGAGCTGACGACACCGACAGCGGAGTGACCAAACCGAATGAAATACGACTTATTCCAAACAATATTCCCGCCCGACTCCAATTTACCTGACAAATTTTTTCCCAGATCTCATCGCAGCCCGCCTTCTCCTGGAAACTCAAAGCCAGGTCATAATTATCCGCCTCGGACCAGACGATCAGTGTGTCCTGCACAAATATGGAGGAAAGGGTTCAATTAGATGACAGGAAAAGCATAGTTCTCAGATTAAATTAGCCTTGCGCTAATAAAGATCACAagatatctttttttaatagtgTTTCAGAGGTTACAGGCCATATCAGTGGTGCCAAAGTTCAGGAATTAACAatttaatcatttattttgggggttgaTTTGATGTCACGGCTGGGAGTATATTTAGGCTTTGAATTATTCCTACAGTCATTCATCAATTTTGTtactgggaggggagggggcgagggggggtttCTAACTATACTCGACAGATCGTGCTCTCTTACCTACGCGAGTTTACTGTAATTAGaaatgaattgcttgtggctcaaaCTTGACTTGCAATACAGAGTTGAGCACAGCCAAATGCGGTTAATAATAGATTAACGCAGACGTAAAACAcaacaaatttgtttttttactgcctTTGTGGCACGGCCAAGCTACAACTACTCTTACCTGTTGTTTCTGATAGGCAGTATTGGGGCTAATCTTCGACTCCAACAGCAGTGACCCTAAAATAAGATGCACAGAACAATGTTATCAATGTGACTTGTGGTTAAAAACACAGCTATGGCACTTTGACGGTAGTTGAGCCACTTTTGCGTCTTAGAGACAACACAAATGATACTTAGCATAGGACAAAAGGAGAGTGGACGTGTTGGTCACCACTGGCGTGTTTCAATATAAACCAGATTAAATATACCTAATTGTATGAAACGGCTTGTGAAAAACTTAAgtgtgatttaaaataaataagaatattAGATAAAGGTGACTCGAGGACCCCCACGCTACTCTGATCACGTCGAATGCTAGCGTGGCTATGCTACTACCACCAGACGGTGGTGGTGTGGTGGGGAACTCACCGTCGGATTCAGCCCGAACTAGTAAAGATATTCCCTTGAGTCGTTCCACAAACGTCGACGAAACGTGTCCGGTGCCCCGGTCGTCCCACTGGCGGTCTTCGTTGAGCGTATAAACTTTCACCCGCCGCCGAGTGTCCGACATTGTGAACAGGGAAAGGGGGGAGCTAGCAGGCTACGCTAGCTGGATGCTAACAAGCGAAGCGAGGCGCCTCGGTGTTTTCCGCCCTAGCCTGACAACTTTGTTGACGCCCGCATGTTAGACGGCACGGACGAGCTAAGCTGGGGGGGCACGAAAAGTATCGGCGGCGGGGACTGCTACTTAATCGGCATGCTCACGGCGACGGCGCACAAGTTGAAAGATAAACCCCCCTCGTTTGAAGGAGGAGAGATGGAGGTGGACAGGGGAAACACAACACAACTCCGGCGGCCTCCTTCCTCGCTAACGTCCACGGGGCGCCATCTTGTAATCCAATATAGTGAGGGGTTTTTTTCGCTCGACGTCAGTCACACAACTACTACAGAATGCTGAAGGAACGAAGTCCACCAACACCACATTATATTTGTTCTTTTACACTTACACAATAAAGTGGCGAATAGAATATTTAAAACattgaaagcaacacattcataATTACTTTCCTTATTGAAATGAATCGAAATGCtatcaatgccccccccctaaaaacgCACGTTTTTTCCATGAGGAAAATTTGCACTCTATCATATTCCACTTGATACAAACAGcgaaataacaattaaaatataaacGTAATCATAGTTAAAACAAACTGACGAGATAACAAAAATAGAAATTGAAAACCATTTTCGTGAatgatataaaaacaaaaatgcttttccaAATACAAACTGAAACTACAGAGATCACCGATACTATTGTTAGAGCGAAAATGTCAATTAATATTTAATTGTAGTTTTAGAATTATAGTTTATGTTACTTCATTACACAATACTTAGTAACCTTTTAAAAAATCTTGCACCTGATAAATACTCCATAAATtcgaaaaaaaattcacaaaccTGCTCTCAAAACAATTAATATTAACggaattttttaaaagtcaaaaaaatttaaaactacaataaaaaATCTCAAACTATTCTAACCCAaaatataaacatttaaaaatgtgtgtatgtgtgctggCCACGGCGACGCAGATAAAGGTACTTCTGCTAATATAACACAAAAGATTTTGCAATATGAGTCATTTTTCATTGTAGATAACATATGTTGCTCCACCGGTTATGTTCAAATATCAGTTGCTTGTGAAATTGCAACTATCAGAACTAATGAGGACGTCAacagcattttgcattgtttgttaggaTTAAGATAAGTGTACTTTGCCGAAGCAGAACCAAGCGGTTGTATTTAATACACAtcgtttaattctttttttgatgtttagtttgacatcaAATTGCGAGATTAAGGTTCACTTTTTACAATGTCACTGCatcacaaatgtttatttttttgtgtgtttctacAAAATACAACATTATCGAGTACAATTTTCCTCAACAAACATTTTGGGGAAAGCTGAAGGAATGAATGGCAATGCCATCCAAATTTATTTAGATTTAGCTTCTTGCGAGTGAGCCCGATAATCACTGTATGACATGTTCACTGTACAGAGCCATTCTAAAACTTTATTTACAAAGACCTCCCTCACATATATTGCGATTGAGACATTTTACTTGTCATATTTCAATAACGTAGTGATGTTTTACACCACTGTTGTTTTCTTTATCACATTCCTTCTTTGCCACAGCAAAGAGAGCACGTGTCCAACTTTCCACGGTGGTGCATCCAAGTGTCACATCCAGCGATTGTGTTTTCTCTTGGCGCGTTTTGCCTTGTTCACGGTTCGACGTTGCCTGCACTGTTTGCGGCCGTCGCCATGGAGATGCTCTGCTTCTCACTCAGCGTCTTGACCACGGTCGCGGCTGGCGACTGCAGCACTTTGCGAGAGAGGCGCATCCTGCCATCCGTGGGGTCCCGTCCGAAATACTTCACCTGGCGGAAGAAGAGTTTCCATTTTGTGAATTGCGATAGCATGGCGTGCAAATCCAGCTCTGGGTGAACACAAACCTGAATCTGCTGGCCCACTTCTAACCCCAAAGCACTTGGATGTTTGATCTAATTCGGAGGAACAACGGGAGAAACATCTTAATCGTGGTTTGACTCTCACGCACTCTTTTTCCACACGCACTTTTGCACCTCCCTCACACACAATCAGCCTCTCAAATTCATTGGCAGACACACAGGCTTTCTTTcgcaccctctctctctctcggacacacacaaacaccgtcAAACTGAGCCCATACACGCACGGTCTCACTCAAACATGCACGCACTCGTTTGTGGTCCAACTGGGAGTTGTGCAGCAGGACGGCGCTCATGTTGGGATAGAGCTTCACCATGACGCCAATGTCTCTGcggcacaaaaaataaataaataattaaagtaTAGTTTTTAAAAGAACATTCTCCATTTAAAACACAGAGACTTTCTCTGTATTtcctgcattttgtattttccagCTGACCTTATTTCAGTGATGGTGGCAGTGTAAATGGCGCCAAACTCCAGCTGCTGCTCTTGctgcaaaataatacaatacatgctgatttatgtagcgctttcacaacagcggcagctgtaacaaagcgcttaaaaaacagttcacataaagcaaaataataaacacataacataaacacggacagtcatgcagttcttaaccacttttccatcacacgctttgttgtttgaagcagtttgagatgaaagaggagagaatcaaagtgtcctttaaccagtggatcagagacgtcatgctcaaaatgtgcacacgtcggctacaagccaagttAAATAAAGCACAAGAAACACATTTAGTGGGTATTCACACCAGAAAAATCCTTTGGTCCGCTTTTTGGTCTGCACTAACAAGTAATTTGCGTTGTCATTAAAGCTGCAAATTTATTTTGAGTGTCAAGAGCAGCTCACTCAATGCACGTTTGGTaaggccaccccccccccccaaaattttggaAGAGTCTCAGCGAATTTGTTTGTGTATATTCACATCTGCATGGGAAACGCACGCCGGTCCATTAAAAGTGGATCCAACGGGGCCGGTGTGCATAAACCCTTAGTTACGTTTACGAGCGagccctttccccccccccccaattttgttGGATTGTGATGTTATCAaaggttgttgatggacagcGGCGCCTTACGAATGGCGTACAAATTCAGGTTCGGCCATATGGAGAGTAAATACAAAACTCTGAGTCACTCACATCGTCTCTGCAGACTTCACTGATGAAGTCCTGCGCCTCGTTCAGCGCTCCCGGCGTGGGAGCAAACACGGAGAAGGTCTCCTCGTCCACCTGACTGATGGTCACGCCTTGAAAAGACAGCAAACGCAACTTCCTCAAGTTTCCGCATCATTTTTCCCGTCGGAGGCTTTGCACGGCGGCGAAGAAAACGACCGGCGGTACCCGTCTGAGCTTGTAACCGGCGGAGGTTGTATCCCCCTGGGCCCACGAAGCGAGCCCGTCTGGACACGGGCACGCGCACgttctctggaaaaaaaaataacaacaaaaaaaatgcaacaattaATCAATCATTGCTCAAACAACTTAAATTCCAAGCCAAACTTACCCACAACCGGCccgttctccttcctgctcgtCCTGGGTTTTGCCAGAGTGGTGTTCATGATGCCCAAGATCTCACGCTTTGCGACTAAAAAGTCATTTTCGCCACATCGagccagaaaggaaaaaaatgtcattgaggTGATGATTTCTTGGCGTTGGGACGTTGAAATGACGGCGGTACCTGTGGCCTGCTGGATAGCCTCCATGACCAGCTTGAGCGGCAGACCGGGAATCTTCACATCCGCCTGGaaggtatacaaaaaaaaaagaggatgttttctttggggggggaaataacCTAATATTATCCACAAATGTTATGGAGTTCAAATAATGCATTTGATATTTTCTCCATATTGCAATTCCACCGTGCTTACCTGTAACGCAGTGATGCCTTTGTTTGTTCCTGCCAATTTGAAGTCCATGTCTCCGAGGTAATCCTCAATTCCCTGTACGTCAACGATATTTATGAAAAGATCGCACCGAGTCAAGCTCACTCGCTGTCACTTGAGCGGCTCGGCCTAGACGCTCCTTCGTTTgcatcaaatgacaaaaatgcacgTTACAAGAATGTCAGTGAGCAGTCTGTAGTCTTGGATCTCGGAGGGCTTGTCGGGGTTGGATTTGGAGATGAGGCCCACGGCCACGCCGGCCACGGCCGCCGAAATGGGAACCCCTGAGACAACAAACAAACGTTCGAACGCCAGAAAGTCAGAAACACAATGACCAATCTAGCTATCTACTGTAGAGATCATCTCATTTCCCATGACATCATTATTTCATGGTATTACAGTAATAAAGATTGACATCATCTGGGGGGGTTTTGAATAATACTCAATATTTAATTAAtgtcttggaaaaaataaaataacaaacaagGCCCGCGTCCAGTACCTGCGTCCATGAGCGCCAGGCTGCCTCCACATGCCGAAGCCATGGATGAAGACCCTgacgagcaaaaacaaaaacagacggTCAGCCAGCCAGTCAGTTTCAAACCACCTTCCCCCGTCATCGCCTTCTCACCGTTTGACTCCAACACCTCAGCTGTGACCCTGATGGTGAAAGGGAAGTCTTTAGGGATGACAGGCCGCAGCGCTTTCTCCGCCAGGGCccctataaaaacaaacacaccaccCAGATGcaattttgttggggggggttaCAGCAAATGAGGTCCTGAATCAACATCGCTTGTCTGCCTGCCTTGTGATTGACCGGCGACCAATCCGGGGTACAGTCCGCCATTCGCAGCAGCCCGCACCATCAAAAAAGGGAAAGATGGACGCATTCATTCAAACTAACCGTGTCCGAGCTCTCTCCTGTTGAGACCGCCCATCTTGCCGATCTCGTTGGTGGCGTAGGGCGGGAACTGAAATGAAAACCACTGCATTGACGACTCGGCTGcattacgaaaaaaaaaaaaaaataatcataataaaaaattttttaaagtgctttaaaaaaaaacaaaaaaacattcacctcATAATGGAGCATGAAATTTTTGTCCTTGATCCCActgcagaccaaaaaaaaaaaatagtgtcatAATTTAACATGAGGAATAATAACTATAttagaagaggcagagaaggtccccaactaCACGCTTCAGTAAGAGTCATCATTCCACCTTCGCTTTTATGTGTTGCTGCGCCACGCGTGTTAATAGCGGTTGGTTCAAGGTTTAGAATTACAGTAAAACCGCCTGTTTGCTCATTTCTGCTCGCCCGTATGTGGCTTTTCATATgatatgttagcatgaagctagtggGCTAACTTTAAATGGTCTGACTGAACATCTTTCTCATTTAACTCAATCGCTGACGTGGACGGTTTCTATTTGTCAACTGGAAACGGCCGGCGGCGAATGAGTCTCAGTTTTAAGCGATCACGAGGGTTCGCCGTAATTGTGTTCTCACCTTAAAGctgtggtgatgatgtctgctttGATGCTGGATTCCAGCGAATCAAACGTGACGCTACAGAGCACCTACAGAagaccagtttttttttaaaggtctgttatttttttttctttctgcaatATACGAATTCATCTTATAACCTTTTGGACCGCATACCTGCGTTTGTCCTCTCTGGAACAACGCCGAGCCATGAAGTGGTTTAAAGAGGTCCACGTCGCAGGAGATGTCTCTCACAGCCGTTAAGTCCCTGCCGTCACACCTAAATGCAAACAAATGATCATCCTTAACGTGCATAGATCATAAAAACATAATCAATTGTAAATGCGGACCTCTTGTATTCGTTGAGCACTAAATTCCGAAAGATGTCCCTGCTCACAGTGTTGAAGGACTCAATGAGTTCAAAAGGTTCGGCTTGAGGAAatttctctgaaaaaaaaaaaagacaaaaattagaattacaatttttattctttcatcGTGACGGAGAGTGTCCAGAACAGCGAGCAACATCTACCTTTGAGGTGCTCCTCGGTTTCCAGGCGAATCTTGTTGATGGCGTCGTCTCTTGAAATCTGCGATCGAAAGGATTATTGTGATCATCGAAGAGGCAGGAAAGTGTGAAATGGGGCAACCTTGGGCGGGTTTGTCGCTTACCTTATCATGTGCGTAATCAGTGAAAACAGCGTAGATCTTATCGGTGGCGGATCTGCACGCACATCAAACAATGTAGGATGCAATCATACTTTTtgcatctttttcttcttcgccTATTCACCGCCAGGCCcgtaaaaaatgatttttgacGTCGTTAcccgtcaatggcagtgaatgagttaaaaaaaattgtgacaattttcatggagctggaatggaatttccattcatttcaatgggagaaataaatataaattaaataatGGGAAATAAACAATTAGATTAAACTCACTAGCCAAGGCACCACTGTTTCATGATCTCTTTCTCTTTTTGAAATGAACCGAGTTGACCTTCCATATCTATCATGATAGGACCACACAGTGTTTCCATGGCCACCACATGACATATCAACATGGGAGTGGTGAGTGTGGGTCTTACTGTTGCACGTGCGCCACCATTTCCGCAGGTGCCGAGAACATCTTGGGCGGCGTGCGCTTGGTGACTTTAAGCTCCCGCGCCAGTTGCTGGATGGCCAGGATGATCTGCTGCGCGTGCTTGACGCCCACCTTGACGGCGTGACAGAAATCCTGCTGCAGAACGTTCTCGGCCGACGCCTCGATCATCACTGCCCACCGCACACCAGAAAGGGCATCCGGACATTACaacattattatcatcatcatcattattattaccattttcaataacaacaacattaGAAACATTTTAGCTGacattttttcaccattttgcaACCCAATCTCACTATCAAACATCAGGAACGATTGGATGGAAGCACATTTAAGAGTGTAGTTGCGCCATCTTGTGGAGAAGCCTCCAAAGGTCTCAACGGACAGCCTGGTTGTACGATATGTCATGCatgtggatatatatatatatatcttttttattttaactcttAATGCTTGACTGACCCACTTGACTGCTGGGGGCCCCCGCCACGATCATGTTGAGCGTGCTGGTCGCCATCTGCGCTCTGGTGGGGTTGACCAGTAGCTCGCCCTCCACCAATCCCATACGCACAGCGCCTGCAGTCAATTCATACAAACTGGCATCGGTATAAATTCAGATTGAGGTGCACATTCAGGCATTGTTACAGTTCCAGAAATTTCCCCTCACTGTTTCAAAGTGTTTAAATATGTGTAAGTTGCGCGTCGCTCACCTATGGGTCCGTTCCAAGGGATGtccgagagagcgagagcagcTGAGGCTTGAAtggaaaaagacaacaaaacaatgacctTAAATGATAATTACAAGAGGAACATGCTATGAAATATTCCATTATCACCTGCGTTAATAGCTAGCACGTCCGGATCATTGACACCATCCACGGCCAGCAAGTTACATAGAATCTATGAGAATACATCACTATAATGTTAATTCCTAAATATTAAAGCGAgtactatattttttttttaaactgctgtTTCATAATATAAAACATATCGGCTTCATTTTCATCGAAATACACAAAAATGCAACAGGTTAAAAATAAGTAGAACCAACCTGAGTGTCGTAAAAGTAACCGCTTGGGAAAAGAGGTCGAATGGATCTGTctgaacacaagaaaaaaaaactcaaatataTAATGGTGATTTGACTTAGATTTAATTCCATCAACAAGCTTGGGACACAACATGTTGTTctcttaaaccaggggtgtccaaactttttgccaagggggccagattttatgtggtaaaatgtcggggggccgaccttggctgacattctttacattgaacaacaatattgttcagcaaattttagtaagccagtctgtttcacatttccatttttattttaatttcaacaatcttaagaatttcttttggttcatttgaaacgggtatatcacatgcaactgcttattcacttgactttttcttaaacagaagtctcctcagtgcaaattaattgatttgaaacctaaaatgtatcaccatgacttttcaatagtcacaaaacctttgactcgaacaacagggaaatgaacaagcaatacacatatccacaactgcaaggatcatttgaaatatgacatatcagtcaatataaacacggaatgatgtcttgttaactcgtcagtgatgccctctagtgtctaaatgctattactcatttagtgaatgctattactcatttagccactagagggaactctatgaaacatcactcaccagtctacgagacctcagtcaatgcaacacgtgttccattgcgcccaacctgcgggccagacggcactgattttatgacaggggccgagggccggatgaaattccaccgcgggccggatttggcccccgggccggactttggacatgtctgtcTTAAACCATCTTGCCCCATTGATATGAATTAAAATGCCATaaatttttttgtcaagtgtTTTTCAATATGAAACGTAAATTGTTTTTACGGTACCATTGTAAtatatgaattgttttttttaaggatacCTATGAGTCTGCTGGTGAGAATCTCGTTGTCGGTGGTGCCCAACTCTCGCCTCAAATAGTTAGTGGGGATCctgccggcggccgccgctttCTGTCTGTAGTCTACCTGTCAAGCAATTAATCAAAGAATACATTTTATGCACCGGAAAAAGCAGAACATACTGACCATGTGCTTAAATGACATACCACCAGAGGCATGAACTGAGAGGGAGATGGTTTGGTTTTGCTCACGGCCGTCACCATCACAGAGGTGTCACCCAGCTTCAGAAAGGCAGTTAGAATTGTTACCGAAATAAAATGTGCAAATCGCAAGCAAAGACTGTGTGCATCCAACAACACTGCAGCTTTGCTTTTTAACAGATGTGGTGTGTGTCTACCTGGACAACAGCAGAGCCATCAGCAAACTTGGCTAGCCTCCCAGAGGAAATCTGCAATTTTCTGCCAGTCACAAGCAtacaaaaacatacatacagAAATCGAAAAGGATTcaactcatttttttaatgaaaagtcGTACCGATATATTGACGGGACAAAAATGTCTCTTTCTAATCTTACAAGGCTCGTCATATATGTTTTGAGgaaagtgcatgtttttgaggAAATTGTATGTTTTAAGATAAGTCAATCATGTTCAAGAATATTTCCAGTTATTAAGAAAAGTCATAATACGACAGAATACGACTTGAAATCTCGAAAATATAATACTTTTAAACGTCGAGTATTTGCGACTTTCAGTATCATTTTCAAAACTAAATCTCGCAGTGTCGTGTCTGATATTCTTTTCAGAGTGGCTCTTAGTAGCCACCACGAGATGATCTTCATGTGACTTATTCCAGGGATTTGTGGTGCTCCATCTTCAGATCACTTCAACGGAAATCGAAACTCTGCTGCAATCAACTCACTTGTCTCCGAGATCCACTCCCACACTTCGTACATTGGCGTGACTTTTGTACACGCTCTGGTGGCACAGACGCGCGCGGCAGCGAGAAAAGGAACGTCCAAGCTGTAGTAAACGCCTCATGGCTCAATTGATATGAAAGAGGAAATAAGATAAAGTACGATAGAAAGGAAAAGGCGACTGATTTTAAGCCGCAGATGTGCGCACGGGGGCTTCCATGACAGTAAGTCACGTGTCCGGAAGTACATCGATAAGGTGGTTTCTGATTGGACGTGGTGGTTTAACGTGCGGCAGGAAAAGTGTCCGACTTGCAACAgctgcaaaagaaaatgaagtctTCGACagttattagattttttttcaatactttgtCTTTTCATTTAATGCGACGAGCAAATACAAATCTTTTAAAATAGTTTGCATTAATATGCCTTATTTGTTGTATCGTAGTCTTACGGAGTAAAAAGCGCCAACTTTAATAGCTGCTAAATTAGCCGCAATGTAACGGACACGCTGAATTctgcaa containing:
- the LOC127610249 gene encoding polyribonucleotide nucleotidyltransferase 1, mitochondrial isoform X2, producing MVTAVSKTKPSPSQFMPLVVDYRQKAAAAGRIPTNYLRRELGTTDNEILTSRLIDRSIRPLFPSGYFYDTQILCNLLAVDGVNDPDVLAINAASAALALSDIPWNGPIGAVRMGLVEGELLVNPTRAQMATSTLNMIVAGAPSSQVVMIEASAENVLQQDFCHAVKVGVKHAQQIILAIQQLARELKVTKRTPPKMFSAPAEMVAHVQQSATDKIYAVFTDYAHDKISRDDAINKIRLETEEHLKEKFPQAEPFELIESFNTVSRDIFRNLVLNEYKRCDGRDLTAVRDISCDVDLFKPLHGSALFQRGQTQVLCSVTFDSLESSIKADIITTALSGIKDKNFMLHYEFPPYATNEIGKMGGLNRRELGHGALAEKALRPVIPKDFPFTIRVTAEVLESNGSSSMASACGGSLALMDAGVPISAAVAGVAVGLISKSNPDKPSEIQDYRLLTDILGIEDYLGDMDFKLAGTNKGITALQADVKIPGLPLKLVMEAIQQATVAKREILGIMNTTLAKPRTSRKENGPVVENVRVPVSRRARFVGPGGYNLRRLQAQTGVTISQVDEETFSVFAPTPGALNEAQDFISEVCRDDQEQQLEFGAIYTATITEIRDIGVMVKLYPNMSAVLLHNSQLDHKRIKHPSALGLEVGQQIQVKYFGRDPTDGRMRLSRKVLQSPAATVVKTLSEKQSISMATAANSAGNVEP
- the LOC127610249 gene encoding polyribonucleotide nucleotidyltransferase 1, mitochondrial isoform X1; its protein translation is MRRLLQLGRSFSRCRARLCHQSVYKSHANVRSVGVDLGDKKLQISSGRLAKFADGSAVVQLGDTSVMVTAVSKTKPSPSQFMPLVVDYRQKAAAAGRIPTNYLRRELGTTDNEILTSRLIDRSIRPLFPSGYFYDTQILCNLLAVDGVNDPDVLAINAASAALALSDIPWNGPIGAVRMGLVEGELLVNPTRAQMATSTLNMIVAGAPSSQVVMIEASAENVLQQDFCHAVKVGVKHAQQIILAIQQLARELKVTKRTPPKMFSAPAEMVAHVQQSATDKIYAVFTDYAHDKISRDDAINKIRLETEEHLKEKFPQAEPFELIESFNTVSRDIFRNLVLNEYKRCDGRDLTAVRDISCDVDLFKPLHGSALFQRGQTQVLCSVTFDSLESSIKADIITTALSGIKDKNFMLHYEFPPYATNEIGKMGGLNRRELGHGALAEKALRPVIPKDFPFTIRVTAEVLESNGSSSMASACGGSLALMDAGVPISAAVAGVAVGLISKSNPDKPSEIQDYRLLTDILGIEDYLGDMDFKLAGTNKGITALQADVKIPGLPLKLVMEAIQQATVAKREILGIMNTTLAKPRTSRKENGPVVENVRVPVSRRARFVGPGGYNLRRLQAQTGVTISQVDEETFSVFAPTPGALNEAQDFISEVCRDDQEQQLEFGAIYTATITEIRDIGVMVKLYPNMSAVLLHNSQLDHKRIKHPSALGLEVGQQIQVKYFGRDPTDGRMRLSRKVLQSPAATVVKTLSEKQSISMATAANSAGNVEP